From a region of the Blochmannia endosymbiont of Camponotus modoc genome:
- the dapE gene encoding succinyl-diaminopimelate desuccinylase yields MDYSELITLAQKLIQQPSVSSNHHSCHEIIANYLEKLNFNVELMRFDNTLNLWAFHGCKKQQKCTTLLFIGHTDVVDPGDLQCWDYPPFSGLVHNNILHGRGAIDMKGALAAMLVAAANFIDQHPNYQGRVAFLITSDEEGSGINGTTKVVESLIARDEHIDYCIVGEPSSQNQLGDVIKNGRRGSLIGQLTVHGSQGHVAYPQFSKNPIHLIIPALSDLLNTTWDRERSILFPPTSIQITNIYSNNNNNNVTPHAVILNFNVRFNDKCSIDNIKRYINEIFTRHTLPYNIDWKLSAEPYFSNPGQLTNVVVNAIKYYQKFEPRLETTGGTSDGRFIAKMGTEVIELGARNHMIHKVNEYIDLIDLKLLSSIYKKIIEDLILVQ; encoded by the coding sequence ATGGATTATTCAGAACTAATAACATTAGCTCAAAAATTAATTCAGCAACCTTCGGTTAGCTCAAACCATCATAGTTGTCATGAAATAATTGCAAATTATTTAGAAAAACTAAATTTTAATGTAGAATTAATGCGCTTTGATAACACTCTTAATCTTTGGGCATTTCATGGTTGTAAAAAACAACAAAAATGCACAACATTATTGTTTATTGGACATACTGATGTAGTCGATCCTGGGGATCTTCAATGCTGGGATTACCCCCCGTTCTCAGGATTAGTGCATAATAATATATTACATGGACGAGGTGCAATTGATATGAAGGGGGCATTAGCAGCTATGTTAGTAGCCGCTGCCAATTTTATCGACCAACATCCCAATTATCAAGGACGAGTTGCGTTTCTTATCACTTCTGACGAAGAAGGCAGTGGCATCAACGGAACCACAAAAGTTGTAGAATCTCTAATTGCGCGCGATGAACATATAGACTATTGCATAGTCGGAGAACCATCCAGTCAAAATCAACTAGGTGATGTTATAAAAAATGGTAGACGTGGATCGCTTATTGGACAACTGACAGTACATGGATCTCAAGGACATGTAGCATATCCTCAATTCTCTAAAAATCCAATACATTTAATCATTCCAGCGCTGTCAGATTTACTAAACACTACATGGGATCGAGAAAGAAGTATATTATTTCCTCCTACTTCTATACAAATTACTAATATTTATTCTAATAATAACAACAATAATGTTACCCCCCATGCGGTTATATTAAATTTCAATGTACGCTTTAATGATAAATGTTCTATTGACAATATTAAAAGATACATAAATGAAATATTCACACGTCATACTTTACCTTATAATATCGATTGGAAACTTTCTGCGGAGCCTTATTTTAGTAACCCTGGACAATTAACTAATGTTGTAGTCAATGCAATTAAATATTACCAAAAATTTGAACCTCGATTAGAAACTACAGGAGGTACTTCTGATGGGCGTTTTATAGCTAAAATGGGGACAGAAGTCATAGAATTAGGAGCACGTAACCATATGATTCATAAAGTTAACGAATACATTGATCTAATTGATTTAAAATTACTTAGCTCTATATATAAAAAAATTATAGAAGATTTAATACTAGTACAATAA